In a genomic window of Amycolatopsis japonica:
- a CDS encoding TetR/AcrR family transcriptional regulator has translation MDKPVLRADARRNRAKVLAAAEEAFAVDGLAVPLDEIARMAGVGAGTVYRHFPSKEALFQAVVVDRLEQFAREARELLTAEDPGEAFFDFFRRVVQQASRNRALCDALAETTGLGFKAGAGDEFRSATQALLTRAQAAGAVREDIDGDDLRALIAGCLAAERYSLEERHLVRIIVDGLRTLRNKT, from the coding sequence GTGGACAAGCCCGTGCTGCGCGCCGACGCGCGCCGCAACCGAGCGAAGGTGCTCGCGGCCGCCGAAGAGGCCTTCGCCGTCGACGGCCTCGCCGTCCCCCTCGACGAGATCGCCCGCATGGCCGGTGTCGGCGCGGGCACCGTCTACCGGCATTTCCCCAGTAAGGAAGCGCTCTTCCAGGCCGTCGTCGTGGACCGTCTCGAACAGTTCGCGCGGGAAGCCCGCGAGTTGCTGACCGCCGAAGACCCCGGCGAAGCGTTCTTCGACTTCTTCAGACGCGTCGTCCAGCAGGCGTCCCGTAACCGGGCCCTCTGCGACGCGCTCGCCGAGACGACCGGACTGGGTTTCAAGGCGGGCGCGGGCGACGAATTCCGCTCGGCGACGCAGGCGCTGCTGACGCGGGCACAGGCCGCGGGCGCGGTGCGCGAGGACATCGACGGCGACGATCTGCGCGCCCTGATCGCCGGGTGCCTCGCCGCCGAACGGTACTCACTCGAAGAGCGGCATCTCGTGCGGATCATTGTCGACGGTTTGCGCACGCTACGTAACAAAACGTAA
- a CDS encoding SEL1-like repeat protein, translating into MGAEKRKWNTRVDDYLNRKAAERGHVIAMARMGSTALERGDLDGAETWFRKAAEGGDRVAMGNLAHLLNERGVPEQAERWYREAATAGDSHAMSHLGNLCARRGDREAAEDWWRRAAAEGRVEAMAELARSRHRGGDLEEAEYWAGEAAEAGNVEGMITLGAVLCDTGRTSEADPWWRKASEEADAASLIKLGHQAQQRGDLTRAESCFHAAAAAGAPDAAVRLGLVLHRRGELDAAERWYLKAAKRGDAAAMTNLGVLANDRNDPGEATAWYRKAAELGSVPAYTNLGRLAADHGNFQEAEHWFRAAADTGDQAGLRDLEELYRNRQRY; encoded by the coding sequence GTGGGCGCCGAAAAACGTAAATGGAACACCAGGGTCGACGACTATCTGAACCGGAAGGCCGCGGAACGCGGGCACGTGATCGCCATGGCACGTATGGGATCCACCGCGCTGGAGCGTGGTGATCTCGACGGGGCCGAGACGTGGTTCCGCAAGGCCGCCGAGGGCGGGGACAGGGTCGCGATGGGCAACCTGGCGCATCTCCTGAACGAGCGCGGCGTGCCGGAACAGGCCGAACGCTGGTATCGCGAAGCCGCGACCGCCGGTGATTCGCATGCCATGTCGCATCTGGGAAATCTCTGCGCGCGCCGAGGGGATCGGGAGGCGGCGGAGGACTGGTGGCGCCGGGCCGCCGCCGAGGGCCGGGTCGAGGCGATGGCGGAACTCGCGCGATCGAGGCACCGCGGTGGCGATCTCGAGGAAGCCGAGTACTGGGCGGGCGAGGCCGCCGAGGCGGGCAACGTCGAAGGCATGATCACGCTCGGCGCGGTGCTGTGCGACACCGGCCGGACGTCCGAAGCGGATCCCTGGTGGCGCAAGGCGAGCGAAGAGGCCGACGCCGCGTCGCTGATCAAACTCGGCCATCAGGCGCAGCAACGAGGCGACCTCACGCGCGCCGAAAGCTGCTTCCACGCGGCCGCGGCCGCCGGTGCCCCCGACGCCGCCGTCCGCCTCGGTCTGGTGCTGCACCGCCGCGGCGAACTCGACGCCGCCGAACGCTGGTATCTCAAGGCCGCCAAACGAGGCGACGCCGCCGCGATGACGAACCTGGGCGTGCTGGCCAACGACCGGAACGACCCCGGTGAGGCCACCGCCTGGTACCGGAAGGCCGCGGAACTCGGCAGCGTTCCCGCGTACACCAACCTCGGCAGGCTGGCCGCCGACCACGGCAACTTCCAGGAGGCCGAACACTGGTTCCGCGCGGCCGCCGACACCGGCGACCAGGCGGGCCTACGGGATCTGGAGGAGCTGTACCGCAACCGCCAGCGGTATTAG
- a CDS encoding nitroreductase family protein, giving the protein MTPEELLTTTRTVRKRLDLTRPVPLELVKHALQVALQAPSGSNTQRWHWLVITDPGQRAELGKLYQRACREYLDSPRAAGKLFADDPERSKVQQRVGSSVEYLADKMGEVPVHVIPCLETNSADLPAGNQAGLWGNLLPAVWSYMLAARAVTLGTAWTTLHLAYEKEAAEILGLPENVHQAALIPTAFYTGDTFKPAARQPLEDVMRLDRW; this is encoded by the coding sequence ATGACGCCCGAAGAGCTGCTGACGACCACCCGGACCGTCCGCAAACGACTGGACCTGACCCGGCCGGTGCCTCTCGAACTGGTCAAACACGCCCTGCAGGTCGCGCTGCAGGCACCGAGCGGGTCGAACACCCAGCGCTGGCACTGGCTGGTGATCACCGATCCCGGGCAGCGGGCCGAACTCGGGAAGCTCTACCAGCGGGCGTGCCGCGAGTACCTGGATTCCCCTCGGGCGGCGGGAAAGCTGTTCGCGGACGACCCGGAGCGGTCGAAGGTGCAGCAGCGCGTCGGCTCCAGCGTCGAGTACCTCGCCGACAAGATGGGCGAAGTGCCCGTGCACGTCATCCCGTGCCTGGAGACGAACAGCGCGGACCTGCCCGCCGGGAACCAGGCCGGGCTGTGGGGGAACCTGCTGCCGGCGGTGTGGAGCTACATGCTCGCGGCGCGGGCGGTCACGCTCGGCACCGCGTGGACGACGCTGCACCTCGCGTACGAGAAGGAGGCTGCGGAGATCCTCGGCCTGCCCGAGAACGTGCACCAGGCCGCGCTCATCCCGACGGCGTTCTACACCGGCGACACCTTCAAGCCCGCCGCGCGTCAGCCGCTCGAAGACGTCATGCGGCTGGATCGCTGGTGA
- a CDS encoding SigB/SigF/SigG family RNA polymerase sigma factor has protein sequence MTEPVEQDGADVPVLFERMCALPPNAPEREALRDELVRAHLELARNLARKFRNRDESMEDLVQIATIGLIHAVDRFDPGQGSDFLAFAVPTISGELRHHFRDNSWSVRVPRRLKELNANISAVREELTVRLSRAPKPSEIAAHLGVPIDEVYEGLRAGQGRYGASLDNLLENSAHTRFGEADANLSQAELREALRPMLERLPDRERKIVALRFGSGMSQSDIARRVGVSQMQVSRLLAATLKKLREGLTETELTDGV, from the coding sequence GTGACCGAACCCGTCGAGCAAGACGGCGCGGATGTCCCGGTCCTGTTCGAGCGCATGTGCGCGCTGCCCCCGAACGCCCCCGAGCGCGAGGCGCTGCGGGACGAGCTGGTGCGCGCGCACCTCGAACTCGCGCGCAATCTGGCGCGCAAGTTCCGCAACCGGGACGAGTCGATGGAGGATCTGGTCCAGATCGCGACGATCGGGCTGATCCACGCCGTCGATCGGTTCGATCCCGGTCAGGGCAGCGACTTCCTGGCCTTCGCGGTCCCCACGATCTCCGGTGAGCTGCGGCATCACTTCCGCGACAACAGCTGGTCGGTCCGGGTGCCGCGGCGGCTCAAGGAGCTGAACGCGAACATCTCGGCCGTGCGCGAGGAGCTCACCGTCCGGCTCTCGCGCGCGCCGAAACCCAGTGAGATCGCCGCGCATCTCGGCGTCCCGATCGACGAGGTCTACGAGGGCCTCCGGGCCGGTCAAGGCCGCTATGGGGCTTCGCTGGACAACCTCCTGGAGAACTCGGCGCACACCCGCTTCGGCGAGGCTGACGCGAATCTGAGCCAGGCTGAGCTGCGCGAGGCGCTGCGGCCGATGCTGGAGCGGCTGCCCGATCGCGAGCGCAAGATCGTCGCGCTGCGGTTCGGGTCCGGGATGAGCCAGTCGGATATCGCGCGCCGTGTCGGGGTTTCCCAGATGCAGGTGTCGAGATTGCTGGCCGCCACGCTCAAGAAACTGCGTGAAGGACTGACCGAGACGGAACTCACCGACGGAGTCTGA
- a CDS encoding SDR family oxidoreductase, which translates to MKTALVTGASRGIGAAIARRLEKDGIRTIKRSSEQADLSTMDGVDKALEGIDSLDILVNNAAAAPGGPIGTDTPEAFDHLMAVNVKAPYFLIQRAPLNDGGRIVNISSVATRMANPAQTSFAMTKGALETMSRTLAHQLGPRGITVNVVAPGATRTADNGQIFTPELEAAIKTLTAHRRLGTAEDIADVVAFLVSDDARWVTGQVLDASGGLFLGPPAQGAE; encoded by the coding sequence ATGAAGACGGCATTGGTGACCGGAGCGTCGCGGGGGATCGGGGCGGCGATCGCGCGGCGGCTCGAGAAAGACGGCATACGAACGATCAAGCGCTCAAGCGAGCAGGCCGACTTGTCGACCATGGACGGAGTCGACAAGGCCCTGGAGGGCATCGACAGCCTGGACATCCTGGTCAACAACGCGGCGGCCGCACCGGGAGGGCCGATCGGGACCGACACGCCCGAAGCGTTCGACCACCTGATGGCGGTGAACGTGAAGGCGCCGTACTTCCTCATCCAGCGGGCACCGCTGAACGACGGCGGCCGCATCGTCAACATCTCGTCGGTCGCCACCAGGATGGCCAACCCGGCGCAGACGTCCTTTGCGATGACCAAGGGCGCGCTCGAGACGATGAGTCGCACCCTCGCCCACCAGCTCGGGCCGCGCGGGATCACGGTCAACGTCGTCGCGCCGGGCGCCACCAGGACCGCGGACAACGGCCAGATCTTCACGCCGGAGCTGGAGGCCGCCATAAAGACGCTCACCGCGCACCGAAGGCTCGGCACCGCGGAGGACATCGCGGACGTCGTCGCGTTCCTCGTTTCCGACGACGCCCGGTGGGTGACCGGGCAGGTCCTCGACGCGAGCGGTGGGTTGTTCCTCGGTCCGCCGGCGCAAGGCGCAGAATAG
- a CDS encoding ATP-binding protein: MVDNTPPGGEGAQLIEVRTAAVPHVVPTLRTIVADIAMRQDFDLDAVEDLRMAVDEACSMLLPSAADGHLTCVFSWKDGRIEVTVSVLSDSPEPDDETGLSWQLLTALATSARRSVTPADGGYLSRVELIRESEAARP, translated from the coding sequence GTGGTGGACAACACCCCGCCCGGCGGGGAGGGCGCTCAACTCATCGAGGTACGCACGGCCGCGGTACCGCACGTGGTACCCACTCTCCGTACGATCGTCGCGGATATCGCGATGCGCCAGGACTTCGATCTGGACGCCGTCGAAGACCTCCGGATGGCGGTGGACGAGGCCTGCTCCATGCTGCTCCCCTCGGCCGCCGACGGCCATCTGACCTGCGTCTTCTCGTGGAAGGACGGGCGGATCGAGGTGACCGTCTCGGTGCTTTCGGACTCCCCGGAGCCCGACGACGAGACCGGTCTGTCCTGGCAGCTGCTCACCGCGCTCGCGACGTCCGCGCGGCGGAGTGTCACCCCGGCCGACGGCGGCTACCTGTCCAGGGTGGAACTCATCCGGGAGAGCGAGGCGGCCCGGCCGTGA
- a CDS encoding YDG/SRA domain-containing protein, translated as MGLKDISREAVLAAIAEHDNVGAERFRRLQGVTRASRYVVMHEGSDYDAKVLVLAAHRSAVGAELGADDVGAAEEKLIARLGRLGFEFRNVETHRLAVGGEGFGEIPGIPEGTTFVNRRDAFDRGVHKQLQAGISGKGDTGAKSIVVSGGYSDDKDFGDEIIYTGHGGRSPSGKQIEDQSFKASGNAALVTSSVTGEPVRVIRGADKKSSYAPDSGLRYDGLYRVAEVWRQPGEAGFMVCQFRMIKLAVGTVMAAEPQTQALLPIPAGNDAPARVAAKVQRLVRSTQVVNYVKQVHDDVCQTCGVRLRIGDKAYSEGAHIRGLGRPHNGPDVYSNVLCLCPNCHVLFDYGAMVISEDMKVVVHGEVVSELRQHVDHHIDKDHLDYHREHYT; from the coding sequence GTGGGCTTGAAAGACATCTCTCGAGAAGCGGTGCTTGCGGCGATCGCTGAGCACGACAACGTTGGTGCAGAGCGCTTCAGGCGTCTGCAGGGTGTGACGCGTGCATCTCGCTACGTGGTGATGCACGAGGGATCGGATTACGACGCGAAAGTGCTCGTGCTGGCAGCGCACCGCTCAGCGGTCGGCGCGGAGCTCGGTGCGGATGACGTGGGGGCAGCGGAAGAAAAACTGATTGCTCGCCTGGGTCGTCTCGGGTTCGAGTTCAGGAACGTCGAGACTCACCGGCTGGCTGTCGGCGGAGAAGGGTTCGGGGAGATCCCTGGTATCCCTGAGGGGACTACGTTCGTCAACCGGCGAGACGCGTTCGATCGTGGAGTCCACAAGCAGCTTCAGGCTGGCATTTCCGGGAAAGGCGATACTGGAGCAAAGTCCATAGTTGTCTCTGGTGGGTACTCGGACGACAAGGACTTTGGTGACGAGATCATCTATACCGGCCATGGCGGGCGGAGTCCGTCAGGCAAGCAGATTGAAGATCAAAGCTTCAAGGCCAGCGGAAACGCTGCTTTGGTGACAAGCAGTGTTACTGGTGAGCCTGTTCGGGTGATCCGTGGCGCCGACAAGAAATCCTCCTATGCGCCAGATTCGGGTCTTCGCTATGACGGCCTTTACCGGGTTGCCGAGGTGTGGCGTCAGCCTGGTGAAGCGGGCTTCATGGTTTGCCAGTTCCGCATGATAAAGCTGGCGGTCGGGACCGTGATGGCTGCGGAGCCGCAAACTCAGGCGTTGCTGCCGATTCCTGCAGGTAACGATGCTCCTGCCCGGGTTGCGGCCAAGGTTCAGCGTTTGGTTAGGTCCACCCAGGTGGTCAACTATGTGAAACAAGTGCATGACGACGTGTGTCAGACTTGTGGGGTTCGACTTAGGATTGGCGACAAAGCCTATTCCGAGGGAGCTCATATCCGCGGTCTTGGGCGCCCGCACAATGGTCCGGATGTCTACTCGAATGTCCTTTGCCTATGCCCTAATTGTCATGTGCTGTTTGACTATGGAGCCATGGTGATTAGTGAGGATATGAAAGTCGTCGTGCATGGCGAGGTGGTGAGCGAGTTGCGTCAGCATGTGGATCACCACATTGATAAGGATCATCTCGATTACCATCGGGAGCACTACACTTAA
- a CDS encoding ATP-binding protein, giving the protein MTMSKTRSEGSLPVVSLPLPVDVTAPAVARQAVRATLGGLGLDGPEVDDVLLATSELVTNAFEHGEKPDRLEVEYSDGRLTLRVFDSGTSRPKLKEPSPMAARSRGLQLVHALSDDWGHELCSGGKYVWAVFSLARADASA; this is encoded by the coding sequence ATGACGATGTCCAAGACGCGATCGGAGGGCTCGTTGCCGGTGGTCTCCCTGCCCCTGCCGGTCGATGTGACGGCCCCCGCCGTCGCGCGACAGGCCGTGCGGGCGACTCTCGGCGGCCTCGGCCTCGACGGACCGGAAGTCGACGACGTCCTCTTGGCCACCTCCGAGCTCGTCACGAACGCCTTCGAGCATGGGGAGAAGCCGGACAGGCTCGAGGTCGAATACTCCGACGGAAGGCTCACCCTGCGGGTCTTCGACTCCGGGACGAGCCGGCCGAAGCTGAAGGAACCGTCACCGATGGCGGCGCGCAGCCGCGGTCTTCAGCTGGTGCACGCGTTGTCCGACGACTGGGGACACGAGCTCTGCTCCGGCGGCAAGTACGTCTGGGCCGTGTTCAGTCTTGCTCGGGCCGACGCTTCAGCTTGA
- a CDS encoding HNH endonuclease family protein, with amino-acid sequence MATRTSQMTTAQRLLLLITLAAVVLAVFWFVSGKGDALQPKPANPASAADARKQLDELTVAPRGSMDGYDRKKYPHWDNQGNNCNTREFVLKRDGKDVKAGSDCAPTSGSWTSIYDGETWTKPTDVDIDHMVPLAQSWVSGAKSWTDEKRRQFANDLTRPQLFAVTDNVNQEKSDKAPDQWKPPLVSFWCTYATDWITVKHYYGLTITTAEKSALSDMLGRC; translated from the coding sequence GTGGCCACGCGTACCAGCCAGATGACCACTGCTCAGCGGTTGCTCCTGCTGATCACCCTCGCCGCCGTCGTGCTCGCGGTGTTCTGGTTCGTGAGCGGCAAGGGCGACGCGCTGCAGCCGAAGCCCGCGAACCCGGCGAGCGCGGCCGACGCGCGCAAGCAGCTGGACGAGCTCACCGTCGCCCCGCGCGGTTCGATGGACGGCTACGACCGCAAGAAGTACCCGCATTGGGACAACCAGGGGAACAACTGCAACACCCGCGAGTTCGTGCTCAAACGCGACGGCAAGGACGTCAAGGCCGGCTCCGACTGCGCCCCGACCTCCGGCAGCTGGACGAGCATCTACGACGGCGAGACCTGGACCAAACCGACCGACGTCGACATCGACCACATGGTGCCGCTCGCGCAAAGCTGGGTCAGCGGCGCGAAATCGTGGACCGACGAGAAGCGGCGCCAGTTCGCGAACGACCTGACCCGGCCGCAGCTGTTCGCCGTCACCGACAACGTCAACCAGGAGAAGAGCGACAAGGCGCCGGACCAGTGGAAGCCGCCGCTCGTCTCGTTCTGGTGCACCTACGCCACCGACTGGATCACCGTGAAGCACTACTACGGCCTCACGATCACGACAGCGGAGAAGAGCGCGCTCAGCGACATGCTCGGTCGTTGCTGA
- a CDS encoding metal-dependent hydrolase codes for MGRTHALTGWCAGLALAPAVGAGTVHQAVVFAATTAGFALLPDLDHPGARASKLLGWFTGAISWLLRRVSAALYALTKGPRDEKVTGKHRHLSHTVLFAVGLGFLTSWGTAEGGPWAVFGVVVLGLLLAEGALGDWLLPVSGAAVGWWVWTAPPDKAAQLAEISGWLGIAVAAGCFVHCLGDALTESGCPFLFPIPIAGETWYEIRPPKPLRFRTGKKVENRLIFPVFAVAAVVLIPGVWEYLFTTVQGLLTPDGTQTAVQ; via the coding sequence ATGGGGCGGACGCATGCCCTGACGGGGTGGTGCGCGGGCCTCGCGCTCGCGCCCGCCGTCGGAGCGGGCACGGTGCACCAAGCGGTCGTCTTCGCCGCGACCACGGCGGGTTTCGCCCTCCTCCCCGATCTCGACCACCCGGGCGCTCGCGCGTCGAAGCTGCTCGGCTGGTTCACCGGCGCGATCTCATGGCTGCTTCGCCGCGTTTCGGCGGCGCTCTACGCGCTGACCAAGGGACCTCGGGACGAGAAGGTCACCGGTAAGCACCGCCATCTCTCGCACACCGTCCTGTTCGCCGTCGGCCTCGGCTTCCTGACCTCGTGGGGAACCGCCGAGGGCGGGCCTTGGGCCGTGTTCGGCGTCGTCGTCCTCGGCCTGCTGCTCGCGGAAGGCGCGCTCGGCGACTGGCTCCTGCCGGTCAGCGGCGCGGCCGTCGGCTGGTGGGTGTGGACCGCCCCGCCGGACAAGGCGGCGCAGCTCGCGGAGATCTCCGGCTGGCTCGGCATCGCCGTCGCGGCCGGGTGTTTCGTGCACTGCCTCGGCGACGCGCTGACCGAGTCCGGCTGCCCGTTCCTGTTCCCGATCCCGATCGCGGGCGAGACCTGGTACGAGATCCGGCCGCCGAAGCCGCTGCGGTTCCGCACCGGCAAGAAGGTGGAGAACCGGCTGATCTTCCCGGTGTTCGCGGTCGCCGCGGTGGTGCTGATCCCGGGTGTCTGGGAGTACCTCTTCACCACAGTCCAAGGGTTGCTGACACCGGACGGGACGCAGACCGCGGTGCAGTGA
- a CDS encoding alpha/beta hydrolase: protein MATFVLIHGGGGSAWDFHLLEAELTGRGHDVVAVNLPIDDEKAGFPEHVEAVVNAIGDRGDLVVLGHSYGGFTAPLVAEKLSPRLLVMLTPMVPKPGESPGDWWGNTGFKSDESLSEEEQFYNGVPADIVAEAGSHARNQVSAEWGQPWPLGKWPDVPTKVLIAREDRFFAPEFQRRVVQDRLGFAPDEIDGSHSVPLSHPKELADRLESYLTSDPAA from the coding sequence ATGGCGACCTTCGTACTGATCCATGGCGGTGGCGGCAGCGCCTGGGACTTCCACCTCCTCGAGGCGGAACTGACCGGGCGCGGGCACGACGTCGTCGCGGTGAACCTGCCGATCGACGACGAAAAGGCGGGCTTCCCGGAACACGTGGAAGCCGTCGTGAACGCCATCGGCGATCGCGGGGACCTGGTCGTGCTCGGCCATTCCTATGGCGGCTTCACCGCGCCGCTGGTGGCCGAGAAGCTTTCGCCGCGGCTGCTCGTGATGCTGACGCCGATGGTCCCGAAGCCGGGCGAGTCGCCGGGGGACTGGTGGGGCAACACGGGTTTCAAGTCCGACGAAAGCCTCAGCGAAGAAGAGCAGTTCTACAACGGCGTCCCCGCGGACATCGTCGCGGAGGCGGGCTCGCACGCCCGGAACCAGGTCAGCGCCGAATGGGGACAGCCATGGCCGCTGGGCAAGTGGCCGGACGTCCCGACGAAGGTGCTCATCGCGCGCGAAGACCGCTTCTTCGCGCCCGAGTTCCAACGCCGGGTCGTCCAGGACAGGCTCGGTTTCGCCCCCGACGAGATCGACGGCTCTCACTCCGTGCCCTTGAGCCACCCCAAGGAACTGGCGGACCGGCTGGAGTCCTACCTCACCAGCGATCCAGCCGCATGA
- a CDS encoding TetR family transcriptional regulator: MSLRDRQRAETRLAVQTHAIRLFTDVGYDATTVADVAAAAGVSAMTVYRHFPTKEDLVLYDEYDPVTASAVAAAPPGPLSARIGHALSETAAHGSSSEKAFLLARLRLMISVPALRARHLDSQYATADAIVAALGCSPEEEFRVRATAMACLGAAHVALLRWAETDGEADLAGLIREALTSVFESGS; this comes from the coding sequence GTGAGCCTCCGAGACCGCCAGCGCGCCGAAACCCGGCTCGCTGTCCAGACGCACGCGATCCGCCTCTTCACCGACGTCGGCTACGACGCGACCACGGTCGCCGACGTCGCCGCGGCCGCCGGCGTCTCGGCGATGACGGTCTACCGGCACTTCCCGACGAAGGAGGACCTGGTCCTCTACGACGAATACGACCCCGTGACCGCTTCTGCCGTCGCTGCCGCCCCTCCTGGGCCCTTGTCTGCGCGGATCGGACACGCGCTCTCGGAGACGGCCGCTCACGGGTCTTCTTCGGAGAAGGCGTTCCTGCTGGCGCGGCTACGGCTGATGATCTCGGTGCCGGCGCTGAGGGCGCGGCATCTGGACAGCCAGTACGCGACGGCCGATGCGATCGTGGCCGCCCTCGGTTGCTCTCCCGAGGAGGAGTTTCGGGTGCGGGCTACGGCTATGGCATGCCTTGGGGCGGCGCATGTCGCGCTGCTTCGGTGGGCGGAGACGGACGGGGAGGCGGATCTGGCGGGGCTGATCCGGGAGGCCCTGACCAGCGTCTTTGAGAGCGGATCTTAA
- a CDS encoding MarR family transcriptional regulator has translation MGTLLRHVLDVTEADVSAFFEDIGLGDYRPRFTPFVRAIVEHGPLPIRDLAAEVGVTHSAASQTIAQMARQDLVSLRPGTDARQRIVSLTEKTLGLMPTLEAEWAATSAAAAQLEAELPYPLREVLVAAVEALERKSLRERIAETDAALKLKRRPEQD, from the coding sequence ATGGGCACTTTGCTCAGGCACGTCCTCGACGTGACCGAGGCGGACGTCTCCGCGTTCTTCGAGGACATCGGGCTGGGGGACTACCGGCCGCGGTTCACGCCGTTCGTCCGCGCGATCGTCGAGCACGGGCCGCTGCCCATCCGCGACCTCGCCGCCGAAGTCGGCGTCACCCATTCCGCGGCCAGCCAGACCATCGCGCAGATGGCACGCCAGGACCTCGTCTCGCTCCGGCCTGGGACCGACGCCCGGCAGAGGATCGTCTCGCTGACCGAGAAGACACTCGGCCTGATGCCGACGCTCGAAGCGGAATGGGCGGCGACCAGCGCCGCGGCCGCCCAGCTGGAAGCCGAACTGCCGTACCCGCTCAGGGAAGTACTGGTCGCCGCCGTCGAAGCGTTGGAGCGGAAATCGCTCCGTGAGCGCATCGCCGAGACGGACGCCGCGCTCAAGCTGAAGCGTCGGCCCGAGCAAGACTGA
- a CDS encoding SWIM zinc finger family protein has translation MTWFSEDELRRQAGDVSFARGAKYLESVETLDDVAGGVTAVVSGTDRYTVRLRNVDGELVGECSCPHAADGFFCKHCVAVGLLVLEGVADGGAADIRGYVETLDRDELIELLVGHANEDPVLFRKLSLKAGRGDLDALRRHVEGTLRLRGFVGFQGTVAYTEKVREVLATARELMDGPLLCRVIELVVEALDFVEDSFGVLGSEVSGALALYAEACADTPPEPKELAEWLLRLDLDGSGRVDVNIADFTAGLGFEGLAVFRAGVEERWRLDDGEDPYRSRKLQRLREGFAAMRNWKA, from the coding sequence GTGACGTGGTTCAGCGAGGACGAACTCCGCAGGCAGGCCGGTGACGTCTCGTTCGCGCGTGGCGCCAAGTACCTGGAGTCGGTCGAGACGCTGGACGACGTCGCGGGCGGGGTGACGGCCGTGGTCAGCGGCACCGACCGCTACACGGTCCGGTTGCGCAACGTCGACGGCGAGCTGGTCGGCGAGTGCTCCTGTCCGCACGCGGCGGACGGCTTCTTCTGCAAGCACTGCGTGGCAGTCGGGTTGCTGGTCCTCGAAGGGGTGGCGGACGGCGGCGCCGCCGACATCCGCGGGTACGTCGAGACGCTGGACCGCGACGAGCTGATCGAGCTGCTCGTCGGGCACGCGAACGAAGATCCGGTCCTGTTCCGCAAACTCTCGCTCAAGGCGGGCCGCGGCGACCTCGACGCGTTGCGCCGCCACGTCGAGGGAACGTTGCGGTTGCGCGGTTTCGTCGGCTTCCAGGGCACGGTCGCGTACACCGAGAAGGTGCGCGAGGTGCTCGCCACCGCCAGGGAACTCATGGACGGGCCGCTGCTGTGCCGCGTCATCGAGCTGGTCGTGGAGGCACTGGACTTCGTCGAGGACTCCTTCGGCGTGCTCGGCTCCGAGGTGTCGGGCGCGCTCGCGCTGTACGCGGAAGCCTGCGCGGACACGCCGCCGGAGCCCAAGGAGCTCGCGGAGTGGTTGCTACGGCTGGATCTCGACGGTTCCGGCCGCGTCGACGTGAACATCGCGGACTTCACCGCGGGCCTCGGTTTCGAGGGGCTCGCGGTGTTCCGCGCCGGCGTCGAGGAGCGGTGGCGGCTCGACGACGGCGAGGACCCGTATCGCAGCCGCAAGCTCCAGCGGCTGCGCGAAGGGTTCGCGGCGATGCGGAACTGGAAGGCCTAA
- a CDS encoding WhiB family transcriptional regulator, whose translation MADVSRLPNVVAEEWDWQLRGSCRGADSSLFFHTDNERGSARERRESRAKAICHTCPVLAQCRKHALAVQEPYGIWGGLGEIERRELFLRERRAGRKALTAH comes from the coding sequence ATGGCTGACGTGAGCCGGCTGCCGAACGTGGTGGCGGAAGAGTGGGACTGGCAGCTCCGTGGGTCGTGCCGAGGCGCGGACAGCAGCTTGTTCTTCCACACGGACAACGAACGCGGTTCCGCCCGCGAGCGGCGCGAATCGCGCGCCAAGGCGATCTGCCACACCTGCCCCGTGCTGGCGCAGTGCCGTAAGCACGCGCTCGCGGTGCAGGAGCCGTACGGCATCTGGGGTGGCCTCGGCGAGATCGAGCGTCGCGAGCTGTTCCTCCGCGAACGCCGCGCCGGGCGCAAGGCCTTGACCGCGCATTGA
- a CDS encoding STAS domain-containing protein — MPAADQNTTPPGFSITLDADASEPRVVVTGELDLLTSPQLQETLGALITDKPSGRVVADLTGVTFFDSSALNVVLQAQRQAAEKAVELELVPSPQVSRVIELTGVAEHLSVSEEPPA, encoded by the coding sequence ATGCCCGCAGCGGACCAGAACACCACGCCGCCCGGTTTCAGCATCACGCTGGACGCCGACGCGTCTGAACCGCGTGTGGTGGTCACCGGTGAGCTCGACCTGCTGACGAGCCCGCAGCTTCAGGAGACCCTCGGGGCCCTGATCACGGACAAACCGTCCGGCCGGGTGGTCGCCGACCTGACCGGCGTGACCTTCTTCGACTCCTCGGCGCTGAACGTGGTGCTCCAGGCGCAGCGCCAGGCCGCCGAGAAGGCGGTCGAGCTCGAACTGGTGCCCAGCCCCCAGGTGAGCCGCGTGATCGAGCTCACCGGCGTCGCCGAGCACCTCAGCGTGTCGGAGGAGCCCCCCGCCTGA